The Nothobranchius furzeri strain GRZ-AD chromosome 17, NfurGRZ-RIMD1, whole genome shotgun sequence nucleotide sequence gagaaaaactgacaaattACCACAGCCAACTATGTTTCagcataaccttccttccaaaatgactgaaacattacactcttttgggattttctcactttaAAACTCTCACTAAATTctaacatattgcacctttaatgctCTTATTTTGACAACCTGGACTGCAGCATTCCACGTGTTTCCTAACTCAGTGAGTTATCgtgttaaacacttggtgtcagaCTCACACAGCTATTGTGTTTCACAAAGAAATAAAAGCAGAAACTTGAAAACATTtctaataaatgtttaaaaagtcCAAATGACTGTTTAGCTCCATCTGTTAGTTTCCAACACAAAACAAATCAAACGATCTCACTGAGATGAGTGCCGCAGGATGGTCTTACCGCTCTGAGAGGCCAGTCTAAGCAGTTTCCCATTCCAAaggagaaaaaaggcattaaatATGACCATGAGTACCTTTTCTTTATGTTTGCAGTTTGGGTTTTGATAGGAAGGCACACTCTGCTTTTAGCAAGACCCATGAAGACCAGGGTGCTAACCTGTGCCTGCAGCTGGATTGGAAAACAATGACTGTCTGGGAAACTGTCTGGAATGGCGACATTAAATGCATGAAGAAGTGAGGGAGAGTGAGACGGGAAAAAAAGGGGgtgggatgaggaggaggaaaacatATGAGGGAAGGAAACAGCGTGATACCTAATAAAGGAAAAGAGACATCTGAAAGACATTTCATCCAGCTGTCACAACAGCCAAACTGTTGATTATTCTGTACACAGGGCTGACTTGGCAGCAGCACAGGCAGAACATGAGAATAAACAAGAGAAAATGTGGAAAAACAGCCATAGAAAATATAAACATACGTCCGACATATAGCACTGCACACCAGGAATTCCTTGTGTTTTAAATAACTAAGAAAATCTGGACAAGGCTAAATTGAAAGAACGCTCTGTTATGACCTATTTCCACTTTCACACCGtccccccaaccccaccccccacccccctcaccTGCCCTCTCAAGAGCTAGAATGTAATTTGTCATTTTGCAACCTTGAGACTGCATTTGGCGTTGTATGTAGGACTATTGCTATTTATCTTTTCTGCACATGCCTTTTTCTCTCCCTCTGCCTTAGACTCTGAGACCACGTCATCCTCTACCCTCCGCAGGCGATGACAAGGTTACTCTGACCTCCAAATTCACCAAACAACATGGCACGCAACAGAAAAGCAAACACACGGCTAATTTATTGCACTAACATTTACATCTTGTGCACATAGAAATGTGAGGATGTGGTTTACTTCAAGACCAGCTTCAAACATGTCATCAGGTGTCTGATGAGCATCTTGCTTAACGGTCTGCAGAAACAACAGAATGCAAAGCTCTTTTTTCCTTCTGCCACTGAACTTCTCGCAATTAGCTGCAGGTTTCACATCAAAGGTTACACTAATGTTTTCACAGAGGCTGACTCACTGGTGATATGTGGTTTTGAGTATGAGGTTTATCTTGAGGCCATAATGAATCCACTCCCCACGCGACTTATTTATTTTAACAATGCAAACAAATCTAAAAACCATTTATGGACGCAAATAAACTCTGACCTCTATGGAACGCACCCAGCAAACATTTTATCTGCTGGATGTGCTGAAGCCGACTTCTTCAAAGCGCTGAACTCGTGCAAAACAACTGCACCGATAACAATATAAAGCTGCTTCCTTTTCTttgtatgaaaataaaacatctgTGGCCTAAAATCTGCAGCAGGAACATCAACATGATTGTATACCCTGAAACACAAAAACACGTGTTTTCCTCAGTGAATGATACAGTGTTACTTTAGCACATCAGATATTTCTCTAGGGTGCTGGAACATTTAGTTTGCCTTGAACATCCACCTCATTTAGGAAGAGCTGCCTGACTGAATGGTCTGACATAAGAAACGAGCAGAAGAAGCTTTCCCCTCTGCCCGGTATGATCAGGTTTGCAGACAGTATCACGTTTAAGCTGCTAGAGAAGAAATTAGCCAGTTTACTGAAACAGTAGGATAAGCAGAACTTTTAACAATCAACCAGGTGATCAGAAGATAGTGAATGCATTATTTTCATCAAAACTCGGAGCAGGTTCTGCTGTTTCTTCACTCAGACATTTTGTTTCTGCATTTATTTCAACCACATCACTCTTCTGTTACCTGCCCAAAGAGGGAATTGAGGATGGTCCTCAGATTGATGTCAGACACAGATGATGAAGCGCTGGACCACCGAGAACGACGGGAGGACCTTCTGGACGGTGGGACAGGGGAGCAAGAGGACGGGGACGGACTGCTGACCAGACCGCCTCCACTGGCCGAGCTGCCTCCCTTTTGGCCCCTCGGCTCGCAGAGGGGGGCCCGGTCGTCGTTGCTGTCCGAGAGGGAGGGTGCTCTGGGGGTGTGACACAGACGGCGCTCAGGTTCAGCTGGACCCGCAGGCGGACGCTCATCTCGGTGGTGCTTCCTGCGGTGGTGATGGTGGCGGTGCGTGGGTTTGGATGTCCTACAGGGCTCACTCACTCCTCGGCCTCCCTCTCCGTTCGATCCTGGCGGAACAGGAATTTGGATGTGAGGGACTTGAGACCTGGACTTGACCCGAGTGGCTGAATTACAGTCCGGGCTCCCCAGGGTGGGGTGGCACAGGGGTCTCCGAGCGCTGACGTCTCCCTCGGCCGACCAGAAAGAGTCATCTGTTCTGCTGCTTCTCTGGACCGCGGCGGGACGGTGGTGATGCTGGTGCTGATGCTGGTCCCTCCGGCTCTCCGGTTTGTGATCAGGGAGGTGTGTCGGTCTCCTCGCCGCTGAAGATGATTTCAGTAAGGAGGTTGTGGAATCAGATTTCGGGAAGGAGGCGCTCATTGCGGCGGATCCGGTCTAGTGTGCATCGGCGGGTCGTTGGTCGACATGATGTTCTCTCGGCGGGTGCTGCATGTTCTTCCGTGAATCCCGTCCTGTGGTATTTGAGTTCAGCTACATCTCACCAGCTGACTGCTGTGCTGCAGCGCGCGCTCACAGAGAGCTGCGTCACCTGCTCATTGAGGTTTCCTGTGGCTCGGTGGCTGTGACGTGCAGACCGACGGTGACGAGAAAACTTACAAAATTCACCAAATTCTCGAGGAGAATGTATGAAAATCTGATATTCAATCATTTAAACAAGCATTAAAACTGTAAATTTACCAGATCAGAACACAATGTGCCAACACGAAAATGTGAAATTGTTGCTCTGACTCTGAGTTCATCTACATTTCAGACCATAAACACGTGTTCTGTTTATATCCGTTGCACAGATGAGGACCATTGATAGAAGAAAAGCAGACTGTTATTGTTTAAAAAATACTGCAACATTTCAGGGACCTGCATTAATTTACATAAGTTCTTTAAAGGACAAAAATTTGCAAGCACAAATAAAATTAGAAATATTGCTCTCAtgatctgtgtctgcgtctccctcatgtgtctccttgtgtgctccattccccaagaatcccccttatgtgtctctttgtgttcctcatgtgtcccctggtcttcagcccagatatctctctcaggtcctgtgttcctttagtcttccccacccctctgcagtttttatagttttagcttttcattttattagtctctttagtatgttttttttccCACCGGTCTTTGTAGTTTTCATTCCCTTTAGgatattagttatgtggttgcttttcttgtttttaggttttactcttaggttaTGTTAGTTTAttccctgattagttattgctttcacctggtcctctccccacacacctgcagctcatctgcctcccatcatgccccagtgtatatgagccctgtcttgtctcagtgtcttgtcggtacaAGAATAAATATTAGAGCTGGTACAGAATCAGTAATTGACCTCACATTAGTGTCAGATTCATTAGCAGGTTTTTGTTCATGGCAGGTAATTAAAGTAACAACTAATGGTAGTGACCATTATCCCCTACTGACTGAACTTGAGATGAATAGAACAATATGATACAGGGAATGTACAAAATTGGTGTTTTAGTCAGGCAGATTGGGAAAAATTTAAAATTGTTTGTGACCAGGAAATGGAAAAAATAGATATGAATGTTGATGTTGATGCATTAAATTTTTCTGTTTGTAATGCAGTTTTGAAGACAGCAGACCAGGCAATAAAGAAGAAAGTGGGTAAGGAAAAAAAGAAGATCACTGTAAACCCCGATAAGTTCAGTCTACTTAAAAAAACCAAGGTAACCCATTGCCTTAAATTTTTTAAGTAATGAAGAATTAGTTGAATTGATGCAGCTGAGTAAGTTCAATGTACTTAAGGCCTTAATGGGATGAAATTAAAGATTTAAGTTGAATATACAAATAACAAAAGTTACATTAACTTAAGATAATTAGTTTAACCAATTACCCCCCCAtccattaaggcctagtccacacgtagcaggtttatttttaaaaacgaatatctgcccctccaaaaacttgcatccacaccacctcgtttaaaaaaaaatactctgTCCATACataccggataaatacgttgttaaggacatgccagacctgtaggcggcagtacttccccgttcttaacctcgtccttcgtctgtggtcttctgcaaggagcagtaattcgcttgcaaaaacaaacaagca carries:
- the cabp1a gene encoding calcium-binding protein 1a isoform X1 — protein: MSASFPKSDSTTSLLKSSSAARRPTHLPDHKPESRRDQHQHQHHHRPAAVQRSSRTDDSFWSAEGDVSARRPLCHPTLGSPDCNSATRVKSRSQVPHIQIPVPPGSNGEGGRGVSEPCRTSKPTHRHHHHRRKHHRDERPPAGPAEPERRLCHTPRAPSLSDSNDDRAPLCEPRGQKGGSSASGGGLVSSPSPSSCSPVPPSRRSSRRSRWSSASSSVSDINLRTILNSLFGQDRELRPEEMDELRDAFKEFDKDKDGFISCKDLGNCMRTMGYMPTEMELIELSQQINMNLGGHVDFDDFVELMGPKLLAETADMIGIKELKDAFREFDTNGDGAISTSELRDAMRKLLGQQVGIKEVEDILREVDLNGDGLVDFEEFVRMMSR